A single Candidatus Desulfofervidus auxilii DNA region contains:
- the rsmD gene encoding 16S rRNA (guanine(966)-N(2))-methyltransferase RsmD — protein MRVIAGKYKGHCLATPAYQFIRPTTQKVKEAIFNILTNTWNDAIVLDLYAGTGNLGIEALSRGAKKVVFVDKSPLAIKIIKKNISKLGDVQVKIWRRDVLKGLNFLKETFSIIFIDPPYEEGYVEKTLTLIKKKTDILRKGGIIIIEHSPKEKFSFLGFNLFASRRYGQTQVTILKKEM, from the coding sequence ATGCGGGTGATTGCTGGTAAATATAAAGGACATTGTTTAGCAACACCCGCTTATCAGTTTATTAGACCAACAACTCAAAAAGTAAAAGAAGCTATTTTTAATATTCTTACTAACACTTGGAATGATGCGATAGTTCTTGATTTATACGCTGGTACTGGCAATTTGGGGATAGAGGCTTTAAGTCGAGGGGCAAAAAAAGTAGTTTTTGTGGATAAAAGTCCTTTGGCAATTAAAATTATTAAAAAAAATATTTCAAAATTAGGAGATGTCCAAGTTAAAATATGGAGACGGGATGTTTTAAAAGGGCTTAATTTTTTAAAAGAAACATTTTCTATAATTTTTATAGATCCTCCTTATGAAGAAGGTTATGTAGAAAAGACCTTAACTTTAATAAAGAAAAAAACAGATATTTTGAGAAAAGGTGGAATAATAATTATTGAACATTCCCCAAAAGAAAAATTTTCTTTTTTAGGTTTTAATTTATTTGCTAGTAGACGTTATGGACAAACTCAAGTTACTATTCTTAAAAAGGAGATGTAA
- the gltX gene encoding glutamate--tRNA ligase, whose translation MMIRVRFAPSPTGTLHLGNARTAILNWLFARHFGGKFILRIEDTDIERSKKEYEIQLINTLIWLGLDWDEKYRQSERLEIYRNYAKKLLEEGKAYYCYCTPEELEAERKFCQSRGLPPRYSGKCRFLTETQKRRFEIEGRKPTIRFLVPEGEAIEFLDLLKGKMRFLTDEIGDFIIMRSTGIPAYNFAVVIDDALMEITHVIRGEDHLSNTACQLLLYKTLNFNPPQFGHHPLLLAPDRTKLSKRHGAVSVEDYKEKGFLPEALFFYLTTLGGTKEILTKKELIVHFDLKKLGRSNAIFDVKSLLAINRAFIRNLPLDTLLKYTKPFLPKANSQLLKTVIEIVRENIGTLKDIEIYWPIFTELEINLDNEAKKFLKQEEIKKIIQLFYENMKISNENFEIILSKVVEKTGLKIGKLLLPLRVALTGRKEGPELKKILSFLPKEWIKFRLKRALEIS comes from the coding sequence ATTATGATCCGTGTAAGGTTTGCTCCTAGTCCTACAGGAACATTACATTTAGGTAATGCTCGTACAGCAATTTTAAATTGGCTTTTTGCCCGCCATTTTGGTGGAAAATTTATTTTACGAATAGAAGATACAGATATAGAAAGGTCTAAAAAGGAATATGAAATTCAATTAATAAATACCCTTATTTGGCTTGGACTTGATTGGGATGAAAAATATCGCCAATCAGAAAGGCTTGAGATATATAGAAACTATGCAAAAAAATTATTAGAAGAAGGAAAAGCTTATTATTGTTATTGTACGCCAGAAGAATTGGAGGCAGAAAGAAAATTTTGTCAGTCAAGAGGATTACCTCCTCGTTATTCTGGAAAATGTCGTTTTCTTACAGAAACTCAAAAAAGACGGTTTGAAATAGAAGGACGTAAACCTACCATTAGATTTCTTGTACCAGAAGGAGAAGCAATAGAGTTTTTAGATTTACTTAAAGGGAAAATGAGATTTCTTACAGATGAAATAGGAGATTTTATTATTATGCGTTCTACAGGTATTCCTGCTTATAACTTTGCTGTTGTAATAGATGATGCTTTAATGGAAATAACTCATGTTATTCGAGGGGAGGATCATTTAAGTAATACAGCTTGTCAGCTTCTCCTTTATAAAACACTGAATTTTAATCCTCCACAATTTGGTCATCATCCATTACTTCTTGCTCCAGATAGGACTAAATTGAGTAAACGTCATGGTGCTGTTTCAGTTGAAGATTATAAAGAAAAAGGATTCCTCCCAGAAGCTCTTTTCTTTTACTTAACTACTTTAGGAGGAACTAAAGAAATTTTAACAAAAAAAGAATTGATTGTTCACTTTGACCTTAAAAAATTAGGTCGAAGTAATGCTATTTTTGATGTGAAATCTCTTTTGGCTATTAATAGAGCATTTATTCGTAATTTACCGTTAGATACCCTTTTAAAATATACTAAGCCTTTTTTACCAAAAGCAAATTCACAACTACTTAAAACAGTGATTGAAATAGTACGAGAAAATATAGGAACTTTAAAAGATATTGAGATATATTGGCCAATATTTACAGAATTAGAAATAAATTTAGATAATGAAGCAAAAAAATTTTTAAAACAAGAAGAAATAAAAAAAATTATTCAATTATTTTATGAGAATATGAAAATAAGTAATGAAAATTTTGAAATTATTTTATCAAAAGTTGTAGAGAAAACAGGATTAAAAATAGGCAAATTATTATTACCATTGCGAGTAGCTCTTACAGGTAGAAAAGAAGGGCCAGAATTGAAAAAAATTCTCTCTTTTTTACCAAAGGAATGGATAAAGTTCAGACTTAAGAGAGCTTTAGAAATTTCTTAA
- the coaD gene encoding pantetheine-phosphate adenylyltransferase, with protein sequence MERVAVYAGSFDPITNGHISLIKRALQIFDKVIVAIAVNPDKKPLFTIEERLEITKQAILETIPEYHRVEVDSFEGLLVDYVQKKGSNIILRGLRAVSDFDYELQLALMNRRLNRDIQSVFLMTDFRWLFLSSTIVKEAARLGGNIEGLVPDIVAKKLKEKFEKIKK encoded by the coding sequence ATGGAACGTGTTGCTGTTTATGCTGGTTCATTTGACCCCATTACTAATGGTCATATTAGCTTAATAAAACGGGCGCTTCAAATATTTGACAAAGTTATTGTAGCTATTGCTGTTAATCCAGATAAAAAACCTCTTTTTACTATAGAAGAACGTTTAGAAATTACAAAACAAGCTATACTTGAAACTATTCCTGAATACCATCGGGTAGAAGTGGATAGTTTTGAAGGATTACTTGTAGATTATGTTCAAAAAAAAGGTTCAAATATTATTTTAAGAGGATTAAGAGCTGTTTCTGATTTTGATTATGAGTTGCAGCTTGCTTTGATGAATAGAAGACTTAATCGTGATATTCAATCAGTATTTTTAATGACTGATTTTAGATGGTTATTTCTTAGTTCAACTATTGTTAAAGAGGCAGCAAGGTTAGGTGGGAATATTGAAGGACTTGTGCCAGATATTGTTGCTAAGAAATTAAAAGAAAAATTTGAGAAAATTAAAAAATAG
- a CDS encoding Slp family lipoprotein, giving the protein MRIYIIIFILCLFSCTQIVPSELKQKIKDISIYEVQKNPEIFKSKVVMWGGKILKGINKKEGTLLEILALPLDRQGRPKQTDKSEGRFLILYDGYLDVAIYSQGREITVIGEIEGIKKLPLGEIEYPYPILKVRKIHLWKPQQKTIKIYHHWFPYPYYPWWLYYP; this is encoded by the coding sequence ATGCGAATTTATATTATTATCTTTATTCTTTGTTTATTTTCATGTACTCAAATTGTACCTTCAGAATTAAAACAAAAGATAAAAGACATTTCTATTTATGAAGTACAGAAAAATCCAGAAATATTTAAAAGCAAAGTTGTTATGTGGGGTGGTAAAATTTTAAAGGGAATAAACAAAAAAGAAGGTACACTTTTAGAAATACTTGCTTTACCGTTAGACAGACAAGGGCGACCGAAACAAACAGATAAATCTGAAGGAAGATTTCTTATATTGTATGATGGTTATTTAGATGTAGCTATTTATAGTCAAGGAAGAGAAATTACTGTCATTGGAGAAATTGAGGGAATTAAAAAACTTCCTTTAGGAGAAATTGAATATCCATATCCTATATTAAAAGTAAGAAAAATACATCTTTGGAAACCACAGCAAAAAACAATCAAAATTTACCACCATTGGTTTCCTTATCCGTATTATCCTTGGTGGCTATACTACCCTTAA